The region ACCACCTCAACAAAGGTGCCACCCTGGACGAGGTGCGCTTCCACAAGCGGCCGGACTGGTCCGACACGCTCCGCGGGCCCGGCCGGCTGCTCGACGCCGAGCAGTCCAACTCTTCGCTGGTGTTCGGCGACCGGCTCATCCTCAAGCTGTTCCGCCGCCTGCAGCCGGGGGTCAACCCCGAGCTCGAGGTGACCCGCGCGCTGACCGCCAAGGGGTTCCGGGCCTGCCCGCCGCCGCTGGGCTGGATCGACGGGCTCGGCTCGACCCTCGGCATCCTGCAGCCCTACTACGCGGCCAGCGTGGAGGGCTGGAAGCTGGCCGCCGAGCGGGTCGCCGACCACTACGAGACGGGCGACGCGGCCGGCAACTTCGCCACTGAGGCGCGCGAGCTCGGCAGGCTCACCGCCGACATGCATGGCGCGCTGGCCAGTGCCCTGCCCATGGTCGCCTCGGCCCAGCCCGACCTCGGCCACCTCTCCGCCCGCCTGCTCGGGCAGCTCACCCAGGTGGCCGCGCTCGTGTCCGAGCTCCGCCCCTACAAGAACGCCATCGAGGGCGTCTACGCCAAGGCGGAGGCAGCCGGGGGTGCCAGGCACCTGCAACGCATCCACGGCGACTACCATCTGGGCCAGGTGCTCCGCATCGCCGGTCCGGTGCTCGGCACCGCCGGCCAGGCGCAACGCACCGCCGGGCCGGTGCAGCGCACCACCGGGCCGGTCGGCCGGGCGGGCAGGCCCGGGGCAGGGGGACCGGCCGAGCCCCCTGGTGAGCCGTTCTGGATGGTCATCGACTGGGAGGGGGAGCCCGCCCGCAGTCTCGAGGAGCGCCGCCGGCTTGCCAGCCCGCTGCAGGACGTGGCCGGCATGCTGCGCTCCTTTGACTACGCGGCGAGCCAGCCGCTGGTGCTGGGCGAGGACCCCGACACCCCCGGCCCGAGCCGCAAGGAGCTGGAGCGCCTGGAGGGGATCGCGGTCGCCTGGGTCGAGACGAACCGGGCCGCGTTCCTGGACGGCTACCTCGGCCGGGCCAGGGAGGCCGGCTGGCTGCCCGGCGACCACGAGTTGCTGCTGCGCACGTTTGAGCTGGACAAGGCGGTCTATGAGGTGATGTACGAAGCCAGGCACCGGCCGGGGTGGCTGTCCATCCCGCTCGGTGGCATCCGCCGACTGCTCGGGAGCTGACAGATGCCAACCCCCACCCTCGGCCGTGAGGAGATCGAGCTCCTCGTCCGCGGCGAGCACCACGAGCCGCACAGCCTCCTCGGTGCCCACCCCGCCGGCAACCAGGTCGCCATCCGGGCCTGGCTGCCCGACGCGACCGAGGTGACCGCCGTGCTCGTCGAGGACGGCGAGCGGGTCAAGCTCACTCAGGTCCACCAGGCCGGGCTGTTCGAGGGCCTGGTGGACGGCGAGCAGGTGCCCCGCTACCGACTCGAGGTCGCCTACGGCGACCGCTCGTACACGATCGACGACCCCTACCGGTTCCTGCCCACGGTCGGGGAGATCGACCAGCACCTGTTCGGCGAGGGCAGGCACGAGCGGCTCTGGGAGAAGCTCGGCGCCCACGAGCGCACGCTCGACGGCGTGACCGGGACCTCGTTCGCGGTCTGGGCGCCCAACGCCAGGGCCGTCCGTGTGGTGGGCGACTTCAACGGCTGGGACGGCCGCCTGCACCCGATGCGCTCGCTCGGCGCCTCCGGGGTGTGGGAGCTGTTCGTGCCCGCTGTCGGCGCCGGCGTGAAGTACAAGTACGAGCTGGTCACCGCGCAGGGAGCGCTCACGCTGAAGGCCGACCCGTTCGCGTTCGCGACCCTGGCCCCTCCGGGCACCGACAGCGTCGTGTTCACCTCCGCCCACGAGTGGGGCGACGCCGACTGGGTGGCCACCCGCGACCGGCGCCACAAGCCGAACGCCCCGGTCTCGGTCTACGAGGTCCACCTCGGCTCCTGGCGTCACGGCCTCACCTACCGGGAGCTGGCCGAGCAACTGCCCGACTACGTGGCCGACATGGGCTTCACCCACGTCGAGTTCATGCCGGTGGCCGAGCACCCCTACGGCGCCTCCTGGGGCTACCAGGTCTCCGCCTACTACGCGCCCACCGCCCGCTACGGCACCCCCGACGACTTCCGCGAGCTGGTCGACCGGCTGCACCAGCGCGGCATCGGCGTGATCGTCGACTGGGTGCCCGCCCACTTTCCGAAGGACGTGTTCGCGCTCGCCCGCTTCGACGGCACCGCCCTGTACGAGCACGCCGACCCGCGCCGGGGCGAGCACCCGGACTGGGGCTCGCTCGTGTTCAACCTGGGCCGCAACGAGGTGCGCAACTTCCTCATCGCCAACGCGCTGTTCTGGCTCGAGGACTACCACATCGACGGGCTGCGGGTCGACGCGGTCGCCTCCATGCTCTACCTCGACTACTCCCGCGACGAGGGGGAGTGGGTGCCCAACCAGTACGGCGGCAACGAGGACCTGGACGCGGTCTCGTTCCTCAAGGACTTCAACACCGTCGTCTACCAGGAGCACCCGGGCGCGGTGACCATCGCCGAGGAGTCGACCGCCTGGCCGGCGGTGTCCCGGCCCGTCTACGTTGGCGGGCTCGGCTTCGGGTTCAAGTGGAACATGGGCTGGATGCACGACACGCTCGACTACATCTCCAAGGACCCGATCTACCGGCGCTTCCACCACCACACACTGACCTTCTCGCTGGTGTACGCGTTCAGCGAGAACTTCGTGCTGCCGATCTCCCACGACGAGGTCGTCCACGGCAAGCGCTCGCTGCTCGGCAAGATGCCGGGCGACACCTGGCGCCGCTTCGCCAACCTGCGCGCCTACCTCGCGTTCATGTGGGCCCACCCGGGCAAGCAGCTGCTGTTCATGGGCTGCGAGCTGGCCCAGGAGGCCGAGTGGTCCAACGAGCGCTCGATCGACTGGGAGGCGCTGGCCGATCCCGACCACCGCGGCGTCCAGGACCTGGTGCGGGACCTGAACCGGGTCTACCGCGCGCACCCGGCGTTGTACGAGCGCGACGCCGAGCCGGCCGGGTTCGGCTGGATCGACCCCAACGACACCGACGAGAACGCGCTGTCGTTCATCCGCTGGAGCGCCAAGGGCGAGCCGCTGGTCTGCCTGTGCAACTTCTCCCCCGTGGTCAGGGAGGATCACCGGGTCGGCCTGCCCAGGACCGGGCGGTGGAAGGAGGTCCTCAACACCGACGCCGGCGCCTACGGCGGGTCGAACGTCGGCAACCTCGGCGTGGTCGAGGCCGAGGAGATCGGCTGGGACGGCCAGCCCGCCTCGGCCCGGGTCACCCTGCCCCCGCTCGCCACGGTCTGGCTCGCCCCGGAGGCACCGCGGGAACGGCCCCAGGCCTCCGGGCCGATGTCCGCCTCCGGGCCGGGGTCCCCGTCCGGGCCGGGGTCCCCCTCCGGGCCGGGGTCCCCCTCCGGGCCGGGGTCCCCCTCCGGGAACGACCAGCGTCGGTAGCCCGCGGGATGCCCCCCGGCGCCCGGAGGACGCCCAGGCTCGGGCCGACGCTGCTCGACGGCGGGGCCGAGCTCGCGGTCTGGGCGCCGGAGGTGGCCTCCGTGGCCGTGCGGCTGGGTGGGCGGACCGTGCCCCTGGAGCGGGAGGAGCGCGGGGTCTGGCGGGGCGTGGTCGACGGCGCCCGCTCCGGCGACGACTACCTGCTCGTCCTCGACGGGGAGCGGGAGCGGCCCGACCCGCGCTCGCTGTCCCAGCCCCAAGGGCCCCGCGGGCCCTCCCGCCTGGTCGACCTCGGCCGGCGGCTGGATCCGCCGGTCCCCCCGGCCCTGCCCGAGCTGGTCTTCTACGAGCTGCACTGCGGCACCTTCACGCCCGAGGGCACCTTCGACGCCGCCATCTCCCGCCTTCCGCACCTGGTCGACCTCGGGGTGACCGCGGTCGAGGTGATGCCGGTGGCCGCCTTCCCGGGCCGGCGGGGCTGGGGCTACGACGGCGTCGACCTGTACGCGGTGCACGCCGCCTACGGCGGCCCGGCCGCCTTCCGGCGCTTCGTCGACGCCTGCCACGCCCGTGGGCTCGCGGTCGTCCTCGACGTCGTCTACAACCATCTCGGGCCGGACGGGAACTACCTGGCCGAGTTCGGCCCCTACTTCACCGACCGCTACTCGACCCCCTGGGGTCCGGCGCTCAACTACGACGGTCCCGGGTCGGACTTCGTGCGCGACTTCGTCGTGGACAACGCCGAGCTGTGGGTGGCCGGGTACGGCGTGGACGGGCTCCGGCTCGACGCCGTGCACGACATCTACGACCGCTCCTCGGTCCACCTGCTCGAGGCGCTGGCCGACCGGGTCCACCGCTGCCGGCCGGGCAGCGTGGTCGTGGCCGAGAGCGACCTCAACCAGCCGGCGCTGGTCACCTGTCACGGGATCGACGCCCAGTGGGCCGACGACCTCCACCACGCCGTCCACGTCGCCCTGACCGGCGAGCACGACGGCTACTACCGCGGCTTCGAGGGCCTCGGCCAGCTCGCCAAGGCCCTGACCGGGGGGTGGGTGTTCACCGGGCAGTACCACCCGGCCCTGGACCGTGCCCACGGCCGTGAGCCGGCCGGGCTCGGGGGCGAGCGCTTCGTGGTCTGCTCCCAGAACCACGACCAGGTCGGCAACCGGCCCTTCGGCGACCGGCTGGCCAGCCTGGCCGGGCCCCGGCTGGACGCGGTCGCAAGCGTCCTGGTCGCCTGCGCTCCCTACCTGCCGCTGCTGTTCCAGGGCCAGGAGTGGGGCGAGACCAGGCCGTTCCTGTACTTCACCGATCACCGGCCGGAGCTGGCCGACGCCGTGCACCACGGCCGCCGCTCGGAGTTCGCCGCCTTCGCCTGGTCGGGCCAGGTGCCCGACCCGAACGACCCGGCCACGTTCGAGCGCTCCAAGCTCGACTGGGCCAAGGTGGACGCCCCGGCTCCGGAAGGGCTGGCACTGCCTGCGCTCGAGCTGTGGCGGCGCCTGCTCCGGCTCCGGCGTGAGGTCCCCGCCCTCGGCAACTGCCGCCGCGACCTGGCCCGCGCCTGGGCCGACGAGGAGCGCCGCCTGGTGGTGCTGGAGCGGGGCGACCCGTCCGGCTCCCGCGCCGTGGTGGTCGCCAACCTCTCCGCCGAGCCCCGACCGCTGCCGCCCGGCGTCCTGGAGCTGCCGCTGCTGCTGGCAACCGCGTCGAACGGGTCGTCCGAAGAGCTTCCCGGCCAGCTTCCCGGCCACAGTTCAGTAGTTCATGGTATTTGACTGGTTTGACGGCGGACCATCGGAAGGGGGTACAACAGCCTTCTTGCACCTGGGCCGGGCGAGAGGAGCGGAATGTCGGCCGACATGGAAATAGAGAGGCTTGGCCTCGGTCGTCTCGAACGGCTCGACCTGCGCTCGTTCTGGGGCGACCAGGTGCCCGACCTGATGCCCTGGTTCGCCCAGAACATCGACCTCCTCAGCCAGACCCTCGGCATCGACATCACCCCGACGCAGCGTGAGCTCCGCATCGACCACGGGTCGATGCAGGTGCTCGGCACCGACTCCCACGGCCGCCCGGTGATGATCGAGAACCGGCTCGAGCCGACCCAGCACACCGACCTCGGGCAGCTCGTCGTCGACGCGTCCACCCTCGAGTCGGCCGTGGTGGTCTGGGTCGCGCCCCGGTTCCCCACCGAGCACCGGCGCGCCCTCGAGTGGCTGAACGACCGCACCGACGACAAGGCCGACTTCTTCGCGGTCGAGCTGGGGCTGGTGCGGATCGGGCGGTCCCTGCCCGCGCCCGTGCTCGACGTGGTCGTCCAGCCCAGGAACTGGCGCAAGCCGGGCCGGCGCCAGGCCAACTCCTCGCTGCCGGTGGGCCAGCACCAGCGCCACGAGCCCTCGCCTGCGCCGGTGCCGACGGCCGGGCCGCTGCTGCAGCCACCCATGCCCGCCCCGGCGCCGCCGCCTGTCCCGGCGCCGCCGCTCGCCCAGGGCCCGCCGCTCGCCCAGGGCCCGCCCCTCGCCCAGGGCCCGCCGCCGGCGCAGGCCCCGGAGCGGCACCAGCGCCACGAGCCCCCGCCGCCCATCGCCTCCGACAAGGACGGCGGCTTCCAGACCGCCGAGGTGCGCCACCGGTTCTTCGAGGCGATGTTCGACTCGGTCGCCCGGCGCCGGCCCGGCTTCCGCATCCCCAAGTTCGGCTACGAGAACTGGGTCGGCTTCGCTGCCGGCCCGTTCGGCTTCTACGACGTCGCCTTCACCGCCAACGGCGCCGTGCGGGCCGGCGTCTACCTCGACATGCAGGAGCGCAACGCCACCAAGCGCCTGTTCGACGACCTGTTCTCCGAGCGGCTCGGGATCGAGACCGCGGTCGGGCGGATCCTGTCCTGGGAGCGGCTCGACGACCGCCGGGCCTCCCGGATCGTCGACTACCGCGAAGTCCGCGACCTCGCCAACCCGGACGAGCAGCGGATGGCCGCCGACTGGGCGGCCGAGACTGTCGTCAAGCTGATGGACGCCCTCGACGGCCGGCTCCGGACCACCGCCCAGATCCTCCTCGCCCGCGTCCAGGGCGGCGTCTAGCACCCTCTAGAGCAGCTCGCGGAACTCCTCCACGGTGATGCGCGCATCCTTGAGCAGCTGGGCGAGCGTGCCAGGACGGACTCTTGCGTGCATCGGCACGACCACCGTCACCTTGGTGTCCTCGTGGCGCAGCTTGCAGTGGGATCCCCGAGTGTGGACCTCGCCGT is a window of Actinomycetes bacterium DNA encoding:
- a CDS encoding phosphotransferase, with the protein product MTELETRLVEFLPHQRWFAGKGRSVVEVRVEASVALRTPLPSLHMVVAAVAYADGGVERYSLPMGHDRGPEARQLAVRRPEAVVLETSPPKAGVFYDAVADERLGSVFLDHLNKGATLDEVRFHKRPDWSDTLRGPGRLLDAEQSNSSLVFGDRLILKLFRRLQPGVNPELEVTRALTAKGFRACPPPLGWIDGLGSTLGILQPYYAASVEGWKLAAERVADHYETGDAAGNFATEARELGRLTADMHGALASALPMVASAQPDLGHLSARLLGQLTQVAALVSELRPYKNAIEGVYAKAEAAGGARHLQRIHGDYHLGQVLRIAGPVLGTAGQAQRTAGPVQRTTGPVGRAGRPGAGGPAEPPGEPFWMVIDWEGEPARSLEERRRLASPLQDVAGMLRSFDYAASQPLVLGEDPDTPGPSRKELERLEGIAVAWVETNRAAFLDGYLGRAREAGWLPGDHELLLRTFELDKAVYEVMYEARHRPGWLSIPLGGIRRLLGS
- the glgB gene encoding 1,4-alpha-glucan branching protein GlgB — encoded protein: MPTPTLGREEIELLVRGEHHEPHSLLGAHPAGNQVAIRAWLPDATEVTAVLVEDGERVKLTQVHQAGLFEGLVDGEQVPRYRLEVAYGDRSYTIDDPYRFLPTVGEIDQHLFGEGRHERLWEKLGAHERTLDGVTGTSFAVWAPNARAVRVVGDFNGWDGRLHPMRSLGASGVWELFVPAVGAGVKYKYELVTAQGALTLKADPFAFATLAPPGTDSVVFTSAHEWGDADWVATRDRRHKPNAPVSVYEVHLGSWRHGLTYRELAEQLPDYVADMGFTHVEFMPVAEHPYGASWGYQVSAYYAPTARYGTPDDFRELVDRLHQRGIGVIVDWVPAHFPKDVFALARFDGTALYEHADPRRGEHPDWGSLVFNLGRNEVRNFLIANALFWLEDYHIDGLRVDAVASMLYLDYSRDEGEWVPNQYGGNEDLDAVSFLKDFNTVVYQEHPGAVTIAEESTAWPAVSRPVYVGGLGFGFKWNMGWMHDTLDYISKDPIYRRFHHHTLTFSLVYAFSENFVLPISHDEVVHGKRSLLGKMPGDTWRRFANLRAYLAFMWAHPGKQLLFMGCELAQEAEWSNERSIDWEALADPDHRGVQDLVRDLNRVYRAHPALYERDAEPAGFGWIDPNDTDENALSFIRWSAKGEPLVCLCNFSPVVREDHRVGLPRTGRWKEVLNTDAGAYGGSNVGNLGVVEAEEIGWDGQPASARVTLPPLATVWLAPEAPRERPQASGPMSASGPGSPSGPGSPSGPGSPSGPGSPSGNDQRR
- the treZ gene encoding malto-oligosyltrehalose trehalohydrolase; translated protein: MPPGARRTPRLGPTLLDGGAELAVWAPEVASVAVRLGGRTVPLEREERGVWRGVVDGARSGDDYLLVLDGERERPDPRSLSQPQGPRGPSRLVDLGRRLDPPVPPALPELVFYELHCGTFTPEGTFDAAISRLPHLVDLGVTAVEVMPVAAFPGRRGWGYDGVDLYAVHAAYGGPAAFRRFVDACHARGLAVVLDVVYNHLGPDGNYLAEFGPYFTDRYSTPWGPALNYDGPGSDFVRDFVVDNAELWVAGYGVDGLRLDAVHDIYDRSSVHLLEALADRVHRCRPGSVVVAESDLNQPALVTCHGIDAQWADDLHHAVHVALTGEHDGYYRGFEGLGQLAKALTGGWVFTGQYHPALDRAHGREPAGLGGERFVVCSQNHDQVGNRPFGDRLASLAGPRLDAVASVLVACAPYLPLLFQGQEWGETRPFLYFTDHRPELADAVHHGRRSEFAAFAWSGQVPDPNDPATFERSKLDWAKVDAPAPEGLALPALELWRRLLRLRREVPALGNCRRDLARAWADEERRLVVLERGDPSGSRAVVVANLSAEPRPLPPGVLELPLLLATASNGSSEELPGQLPGHSSVVHGI
- a CDS encoding DUF4268 domain-containing protein; the encoded protein is MSADMEIERLGLGRLERLDLRSFWGDQVPDLMPWFAQNIDLLSQTLGIDITPTQRELRIDHGSMQVLGTDSHGRPVMIENRLEPTQHTDLGQLVVDASTLESAVVVWVAPRFPTEHRRALEWLNDRTDDKADFFAVELGLVRIGRSLPAPVLDVVVQPRNWRKPGRRQANSSLPVGQHQRHEPSPAPVPTAGPLLQPPMPAPAPPPVPAPPLAQGPPLAQGPPLAQGPPPAQAPERHQRHEPPPPIASDKDGGFQTAEVRHRFFEAMFDSVARRRPGFRIPKFGYENWVGFAAGPFGFYDVAFTANGAVRAGVYLDMQERNATKRLFDDLFSERLGIETAVGRILSWERLDDRRASRIVDYREVRDLANPDEQRMAADWAAETVVKLMDALDGRLRTTAQILLARVQGGV
- a CDS encoding type II toxin-antitoxin system HicA family toxin, producing MTSLPSVSGARVKRALERAGYGEVHTRGSHCKLRHEDTKVTVVVPMHARVRPGTLAQLLKDARITVEEFRELL